One genomic region from Amaranthus tricolor cultivar Red isolate AtriRed21 chromosome 12, ASM2621246v1, whole genome shotgun sequence encodes:
- the LOC130828331 gene encoding trans-cinnamate:CoA ligase, peroxisomal-like, with protein MESLNKCDANYAALTPITFVKRAAKFYADRTSIIYGDARFTWKQTYDRCCRLASSLISLGLAKNHVVSVLAPNIPAVYEMHFAVPMAGGVLNTINSMLNAETIKTILTHSEAKFLFVDYEFIPKACQALRLLKTENKQAILPTMILINEIGYPINNNGSEIKQGDFKYEQLMMNSNHDLVAESSLPVMDVDYPVRLNRKRSYNMVEYEQMIELGNPGFAGVKLVDEWDPITLNYTSGTTSAPKGVVYSHRGAYLSTLSMLLGWEMGTEPVYLWSLPMFHCNGWTFTWGIAARGGTNVCIRKTTASEIYRSIALHGVTHMCCAPVVFNIIRQAKPEERVQIRSRVQILTGGAPPPAVLVQEMEDLGFHIVHAYGLTEATGPALVCEWQTRWDPLPREEKAELKARQGVSVLSMEDIDVRDVKTHKPVPHNGSTTGEIVIRGSGMMKGYLKNEKETSKAFEGGWFHTGDVGVIHPDGYIEIKDRLKDVIISGGENISSVEVENVISKHPNVLEVAVVAMPHSHWGETPCAFVVKKTNENLTEQEVLIHCRSNLTSYMLPSRIIFLDKLPRTESGKPQKNLLRVIAKKSVNWSNRHHENHSITTASRL; from the exons atggaGAGTTTAAATAAGTGTGATGCAAATTATGCAGCACTAACACCAATTACGTTTGTGAAAAGAGCAGCAAAGTTTTATGCAGACCGGACTTCTATTATTTATGGTGATGCCAGGTTCACTTGGAAACAAACTTATGATCGCTGTTGTCGTCTCGCTTCGTCCCTCATTTCCCTTGGCCTTGCCAAGAATCATGTG GTATCAGTATTAGCTCCGAACATACCAGCAGTATATGAGATGCATTTTGCAGTACCAATGGCTGGAGGTGTGCTAAACACAATCAATAGTATGCTTAATGCTGAAACAATCAAGACTATTCTTACTCATTCAGAGGCCAAGTTTCTATTTGTGGACTATGAGTTCATTCCAAAAGCTTGCCAAGCATTGCGCCTACTAAAAACCGAAAACAAACAAGCGATTCTACCCACTATGATCCTGATAAATGAAATAGGGTATCCTATAAACAACAATGGATCTGAAATCAAGCAAGGTGATTTCAAATACGAGCAACTAATGATGAATAGCAATCATGATTTGGTGGCCGAGTCCTCCCTTCCTGTTATGGATGTCGATTACCCTGTAAGATTAAATCGCAAACGAAGCTATAATATGGTTGAATATGAACAAATGATCGAATTGGGGAATCCTGGTTTCGCAGGTGTTAAATTGGTTGATGAATGGGATCCGATTACTTTGAACTACACTTCTGGCACGACTTCTGCACCAAAAGGAGTCGTGTATAGTCATCGTGGGGCGTATCTTAGTACTCTAAGTATGCTTCTAGGTTGGGAAATGGGGACTGAACCTGTTTATTTGTGGTCATTACCGATGTTTCATTGCAACGGGTGGACATTCACTTGGGGGATAGCAGCTCGCGGAGGGACTAATGTTTGTATTCGCAAAACAACTGCGTCAGAGATTTATCGGAGCATTGCTTTACATGGGGTTACACACATGTGTTGTGCACCTGTCGTGTTCAATATCATTCGTCAGGCCAAACCAGAGGAACGAGTGCAGATTAGGTCACGAGTCCAAATCCTAACGGGTGGTGCCCCTCCGCCTGCTGTGTTGGTACAAGAGATGGAGGATCTCGGGTTCCATATTGTGCACGCTTATGGACTAACAGAGGCTACCGGGCCTGCTTTAGTGTGCGAGTGGCAAACAAGATGGGATCCATTACCCCGCGAGGAAAAAGCAGAGTTGAAAGCGCGTCAAGGGGTGAGTGTCCTTAGCATGGAAGATATTGATGTGAGGGACGTCAAGACACATAAACCTGTGCCTCATAACGGATCAACAACAGGTGAGATTGTGATTCGAGGAAGTGGCATGATGAAGGGATACTTAAAAAACGAGAAGGAAACTTCTAAGGCTTTTGAAGGTGGATGGTTTCATACAGGTGATGTTGGTGTGATACACCCAGATGGATATATAGAAATTAAAGACAGGCTAAAAGATGTGATTATATCAGGTGGTGAGAATATCAGTAGTGTGGAAGTCGAAAACGTGATATCTAAACATCCTAACGTGTTGGAAGTAGCTGTTGTTGCAATGCCTCATTCGCATTGGGGTGAAACCCCATGCGCGTTTGTGGTTAAGAAGACTAACGAGAATTTGACCGAGCAAGAGGTGTTGATACATTGTAGGAGTAACTTAACATCCTACATGTTACCTAGTAGGATTATATTTTTGGACAAGTTACCCAGGACCGAGTCTGGTAAACCACAAAAGAATTTGTTGAGGGTTATAGCCAAAAAATCGGTAAATTGGAGTAATCGACATCATGAAAATCACTCCATAACTACAGCTTCACGCCTATAG